The following proteins are encoded in a genomic region of Camarhynchus parvulus chromosome 4A, STF_HiC, whole genome shotgun sequence:
- the LOC115914978 gene encoding sodium/hydrogen exchanger 2-like, which translates to MESQGCRAAAVLAGSWLSCMLQAPRVGALEDAGLENISWAAEDAPGNDSSEHAFFSLDYQHVQVPFEITLWIMLASLAKIGFHLYNKLPSVVPESCLLIFVGLIMGGIIYGLNDRSPPVMDSDIFFLYLLPPIVLDAGYFMPSRPFFENIGTILLYAVVGTIWNVFGIGFSLYGICQVKSFQLQDVSLLHNLLFGSLIAAVDPVAVLAVFEEIHVNEKLHILVFGESLLNDAVTVVLYKLFRSFCEMPTIKSVDVFAGIGKFFVVGLGGVLVGLSFGFTAAFTTRFTKDIRVIEPLFVFLYSYLSYLTAEMFHLSGIVAIISCAMGMKRYVEANISLKSHTTVKYFMKMWSSVSDTLIFIFLGVSTIGENHEWNWPYICFTVIFCLVWRALGVLVLTFFVNRFHVNTITSKDQFIIAYGGLRGAICFSLVFLLPDFHRKKLFIAATTVVILFTVFVQGMTIRPLVDLLAVKRKRESAPTVGEQIHIRFLDHLLAGIEDISGHWGQYYWKDKLEYFNSKYLQKILLREYDQPKSSIVLLYEKLERKHAMELAQAGQLAHGLAHPSFLSSNRTVITDQKLEDTPNPDVLDNMQEILARNLYRIRRTGPAYNRHTLPGDSEPTERAKEILILRHKSLLVELGGSDTCSSRKEKEDSCSAQGEPSPQPKLCRSLTVGNTEKVREVKESRSKSVCAIPPPQPGGTGVKELTLEMYQHRGCSGSP; encoded by the exons ATGGAGAGccagggatgcagagctgcagctgtcctggctggctcctggctCTCCTGCATGCTCCAAGCCCCCCGGGTGGGAGCCCTGGAGGACGCGGGGCTGGAGAACATCAGCTGGGCTGCCGAGGACGCGCCGGGCAACGACTCCTCGGAGCACGCCTTCTTCTCTCTGGATTATCAGCACGTCCAGGTGCCCTTTGAAATCACCCTCTGGATCATGCTGGCGTCCTTGGCCAAAATAG GATTCCATCTCTACAACAAGCTGCCCTCCGTCGTTCCCGAGAGCTGTTTGTTGATATTTGTGGGGCTCATCATGGGGGGAATCATCTATGGATTAAACGATAGGTCACCACCAGTGATGGACAGCGACATCTTTTTCCTCTACCTCCTGCCCCCCATCGTGCTAGACGCCGGCTACTTCATGCCCAGCCGCCCCTTTTTCGAGAACATCGGCACCATCCTGCTCTACGCGGTGGTGGGGACCATCTGGAACGTGTTTGGGATTGGGTTTTCCCTGTATGGGATCTGCCAGGTGAAatccttccagctgcaggacGTGTCCCTGCTGCACAACCTCCTGTTTGGCAGCCTCATCGCTGCCGTGGACCCCGTGGCCGTGCTGGCTGTCTTCGAGGAGATCCATGTCAACGAGAAGCTGCACATCCTGGTTTTTGGGGAATCGCTCCTCAATGATGCCGTGACTGTG GTACTCTACAAGCTCTTCCGCTCTTTCTGTGAGATGCCGACCATCAAAAGCGTGGATGTTTTTGCTGGAATTGGAAAATTCTTCGTGGTTGGGCTGGGAGGAGTTTTAGTGGGGCTGAGTTTTGGGTTCACTGCTGCCTTCACCACACGTTTCACCAAGGACATCCGCGTCATCGAGCCCCTCTTTGTGTTCCTGTACAGCTACCTGTCCTACCTCACTGCAGAGATGTTCCACCTCTCCGGGATCGTGGC CATCAtttcctgtgccatgggcaTGAAGCGTTACGTGGAGGCCAACATCTCCCTCAAGTCCCACACCACAGTCAAGTACTTCATGAAGATGTGGAGCAGTGTGAGTGACACCctcatcttcatcttcctcGGAGTTTCCACCATTGGAGAAAACCATGAGTGGAACTGGCCCTACATTTGCTTCACGGTCATTTTCTGTCTCGTTTGGAGGGCACTCG GGGTTCTCGTGCTGACTTTCTTTGTGAACAGATTTCACGTGAACACCATCACCAGTAAGGACCAGTTCATCATTGCCTATGGGGGGCTCCGAGGGGCCATTTGCTTCTCTttggttttcctgctgcctgacTTCCACAGGAAAAAGCTCTTCATTGCAGCAACAACTGTTGTCATCCTCTTCACCGTGTTCGTGCAG GGAATGACCATCCGCCCCCTCGTTGACCTGTTGGCTGtcaagaggaaaagggagagtgCTCCCACTGTGGGAGAGCAGATCCACATCAGG TTCTTGGATCATTTGCTGGCTGGCATTGAAGATATAtctggacactggggacagtaTTACTGGAAAGACAA GCTGGAATATTTCAACAGCAAATACCTGCAGAAGATCCTGCTCAGGGAGTACGACCAGCCCAAGTCCAGCATCGTGCTGCTCTACGAGAAGCTGGAGCGCAAGCACGCCATGGAgctggcccaggctgggcagctggCCCACGGCCTGGCCCACCCCTCCTTCCT cagcagcaacaggacTGTCATAACAGACCAAAAACTGGAGGACACTCCAAATCCTGATGTCCTGGACAACATGCAGGAAATATTGGCCAGGAACCTGTACCGGATCAGGAGGACG ggCCCGGCGTACAACAGGCACACCCTGCCCGGGGACAGCGAGCCCACGGAGCGCGCCAAGGAGATCCTGATCCTGCGGCACAAGAGCctgctggtggagctgggcGGGAGCgacacctgcagctccaggaaggaG AAGGAGGACTCGTGCTCGGCGCAGGGCGAGCCCAGCCCGCAGCCCAAGCTCTGCCGCTCCCTCACCG TGGGGAACACGGAGAAGGTCCGGGAGGTGAAGGAGAGCCGGTCCAAGTCCGTGTGTGCCATCCCACCGCCCCAGCCCGGCGGCACGGGGGTGAAGGAGCTGACTCTGGAGATGTACCAACACAGGGGATGCTCTGGTTCCCCATGA
- the LOC115914921 gene encoding uncharacterized protein CXorf21-like: MLAEGILTRLIYRESCHQDKPCKSPASQKAKEGIWRQKLVDIPKIKGFADGCEKREELSARSSKVEAGSSPRWGSIEKEPAKDQEVLVKGTATPAVHIPKRGGSLEEVDLYRSWPYNSIYQNYPDLQIGGDRVGGPTCDSGCVLDHVCDELTDGPVLLSIDIPLGQSPLCEHPKKPTGMSLPGDEAGERSLLLSEEPLSNSTLNKYMEAKVAELYKQFFEESLARCGSITNLLTCSWIRNSLDQISVQISQEQNIETSKARGALLHSLALFSSRNAPNRNSSEFSTPNLQISNTGAAKRSCRMEFTS; encoded by the coding sequence ATGCTGGCAGAAGGCATCCTAACGAGGCTCATCTACAGAGAAAGCTGTCATCAAGATAAGCCTTGCAAATCTCCTGCATCCCAAAAGGCTAAAGAGGGAATCTGGAGACAGAAACTTGTAGACATCCCAAAAATTAAAGGCTTTGCTGATGGATGTGAGAAGCGGGAGGAGCTCTCTGCCAGAAGCAGCAAAGTGGAAGCCGGGAGCAGCCCCCGATGGGGATCCATAGAGAAGGAGCCTGCAAAGGATCAGGAAGTGCTGGTTAAAGGCACTGCAACCCCAGCTGTACATATCCCCAAGAGAGGAGGGAGCCTAGAGGAGGTGGATTTGTACAGATCCTGGCCATACAACAGCATTTACCAGAACTACCCTGACCTGCAGATCGGGGGGGACCGTGTGGGGGGCCCCACGTGTGACTCGGGCTGTGTCCTGGACCATGTGTGTGACGAGCTCACTGATGGGCCTGTCCTGCTCTCCATAGACATTCCCCTGGGTCAGTCCCCTCTGTGTGAGCATCCCAAAAAGCCCACTGGGATGTCTCTGCCTGGAGATGAAGCTGGAGAAAGGAGCCTCCTGCTCAGTGAGGAGCCCCTGTCCAACTCCACGCTCAATAAGTACATGGAAGCCAAAGTGGCAGAGCTCTACAAACAGTTTTTTGAAGAAAGCTTGGCCAGGTGTGGTTCCATAACAAACCTCCTGACCTGCAGCTGGATAAGGAACAGCCTGGACCAGATAAGTGTTCAGATCTCCCAGGAGCAGAACATAGAAACCTCCAAAGCCAGAGGAGCCCTCTTGCACTCGTTGGCTTTGTTCAGCTCCCGCAACGCCCCCAACAGGAACAGCTCCGAGTTcagcaccccaaacctccaAATCTCCAACACAGGGGCTGCAAAACGGAGCTGCAGGATGGAATTCACATCCTGa